In Triticum aestivum cultivar Chinese Spring chromosome 5B, IWGSC CS RefSeq v2.1, whole genome shotgun sequence, the following proteins share a genomic window:
- the LOC123110387 gene encoding patatin-like protein 3 — MASPPPQVDVDLGKLSYEIFSFLESKFLYGGGGGAGGGGVCSLPGTPGRGPLGGGGARVRVLAIDGCGPGPGDALLAAAALARLEAALRAKAGDPDARVADFFDAAAGAGAGGVLAAMLFVRGVDGRPKYTAADALAFVAASLGKGGWGGGGGGWRGRWAALFRRGERSSDKSSLSASSSSSSLRRVFGDATLRDTVAPLLVPCYDLATGAPFLFSRADAVESDSFDFRLRDVCAATCAGGSAAAAVRSIDGRTAIAAASGGVAAMGNPAAAAITHVLHNKQEFPLAAGVDDLLVVSIGSGSSSGGTASGSATPSAGWRTPIPPRSPSPAEMVRLTAEGVADMVDQAVAMAFGHTCGRNYVRIQAAAPAHSIKALRSLEARKVVAIADGMLTQRNVEAELFRGRRLSEKSNREKLDAFATELVKEHDRRRDSPPGLLPNVAIKQVSPTPPRLSSATTSSAATTGTTGRTASTMPSPASTQDSRH; from the exons atggcctcgccgccgccgcaggtGGACGTGGACCTCGGCAAGCTCAGCTACGAGATCTTCTCGTTCCTCGAGAGCAAGTTCTTgtacggtggcggtggcggcgctggCGGGGGCGGCGTGTGCTCGCTGCCGGGCACGCCGGGGAGGGGGCCGCTTGGTGGTGGGGGCGCGAGGGTGCGGGTGCTGGCCATTGACGGCTGCGGCCCGGGCCCCGGGGACGCGCTGCTGGCAGCTGCCGCGCTGGCTAGGCTCGAGGCCGCGCTGCGGGCCAAGGCCGGGGACCCCGACGCCCGGGTCGCCGACTTCTTCGACGCCGCCGCGGGGGCGGGAGCGGGCGGCGTGCTCGCGGCGATGCTGTTTGTGAGAGGTGTTGACGGCAGGCCGAAGTATACGGCCGCGGACGCGTTGGCGTTCGTGGCGGCGAGCCTCGGGAagggcgggtggggcggcggcggcggcgggtggcgcgggAGGTGGGCCGCGCTGTTCCGGCGCGGGGAGAGGTCGTCGGACAAGTCGTCGTTATCGgcgtcgtcgtcttcgtcatcgCTCCGCCGGGTGTTCGGCGACGCGACGCTGAGGGACACGGTGGCGCCGCTGCTGGTGCCGTGCTACGACCTGGCCACGGGCGCGCCATTCCTATTCTCCCGCGCCGACGCCGTCGAGAGCGACAGCTTCGACTTCCGCCTCCGCGACGTCTGCGCGGCCACCTGCGCCGGAGGCTCGGCCGCCGCCGCAGTCCGCTCCATCGACGGCCGCACGGCCATCGCCGCGGCGTCGGGCGGCGTGGCAGCCATGGGCAACCCCGCCGCGGCGGCCATCACGCACGTCCTGCACAACAAGCAGGAGTTCCCCCTCGCCGCCGGCGTTGACGACCTCCTCGTCGTCTCTATCGGCTCCGGGTCCTCCTCCGGCGGCACCGCGTCGGGCTCCGCCACCCCGTCCGCCGGCTGGCGCACACCGATCCCCCCGCGCTCCCCGTCCCCCGCGGAGATGGTCCGCCTCACCGCCGAGGGCGTCGCCGACATGGTCGACCAGGCCGTGGCCATGGCATTCGGCCACACCTGCGGCCGCAACTACGTGCGCATCCAG GCTGCGGCGCCGGCGCACTCGATCAAGGCGCTCCGGTCGCTGGAGGCTCGGAAGGTGGTGGCGATCGCCGACGGCATGCTGACGCAGAGGAACGTGGAGGCGGAGCTGTTCCGCGGCCGCCGGCTGTCCGAGAAGTCCAACCGGGAGAAGCTGGACGCGTTCGCGACGGAGCTGGTGAAGGAGCACGACCGCCGGCGAGACTCACCCCCGGGGCTCCTCCCCAACGTGGCCATCAAGCAGGTGTCGCCGACGCCGCCGCGGCTCTCCTCGGCCACCACGTCCTCCGCCGCGACCACGGGCACCACCGGCAGGACCGCGTCCACCATGCCGTCGCCAGCGTCGACGCAGGACTCACGGCACTGA